The following proteins are encoded in a genomic region of Nicotiana sylvestris chromosome 4, ASM39365v2, whole genome shotgun sequence:
- the LOC138889227 gene encoding uncharacterized protein, with product MNKICDLFGFKQRNSLMYNVAANGLAEAFNKTLCNLLKKVVSKSQQDWNDRITDEENTRLRLTELEALDEKRLGAQQSLECYQARLSRAFNKRVRPRSFQVGDQVLDIRRPIITSHKPVGKFTLKWYGPHVVQEAYSSGAYKLVDADDMRIDPIMGKFLKKYYP from the exons atgaacaagatttgtgatctctttggcttcaagcaacgtaactctttGATGTACAATgttgccgccaatggtctagctgaggcattcaacaaaacTCTATGCAACTTGCTAAAGAAAGTCGTCTCCAAATCCCAACaagattggaatgacc ggatcactgatgaagaaaatacTCGACTTCGATTAACAgagttggaggctcttgatgagaagaggttgggagctcaacagagtcttgaatgttatcaagctcgattgtctcgcgccttcaataaaagagttcgcccgagatcctttcaagtaggagatcaagtccttgatATACGAAGACCTATAATTACTTCtcataaacctgtagggaagttcactttaAAATGGTATGGGCCAcatgtcgtacaagaagcttactcaagtggggcttacaagttGGTTGATGCAGATGACATGAGAATCGACCCTATAATGGGCAAGTTTTtaaagaagtattatccttga